The Culex pipiens pallens isolate TS chromosome 2, TS_CPP_V2, whole genome shotgun sequence DNA window GACCACTTCCGGGTGCGCCTCCATTGCGTGCTGCCACCGTTTGGTCGGGTTGGTGAACTTTTCGCCGCACGTCCCACAAATCGACGGTTGGCCACCCGAGTGGGTGCGCTCGTGCGTCAGCAGCAGGGTGTTGCTGACAAAGGTCTGGAAAAATGTGGTTCAGCTGTTGTAGCCGTTTGAAGGAACAATAACCTACCTTCGGACAAAACTGACACCGGAACTCCTTCTCCTTGTGCAGCAACAAATGCCGCTGCAACCGCCCGTTCGTCCCAAACTTCATATCGCACTGTTCGCAACGGAACCGCCCCTCCTCGATGTACCTATGCCGCAACATGTGCCCGTAGTGGGCCCTCTTGTTCGGCATCACAAACCCGcacgtttcacacacaaacttTTGCCCCTCGTGCGCGTGATGAATCTGAATGTGATTGTACAGCGCTTCCTTGCCAAACAGTCGGAACGGACACTTTGGACACGGCGTGCAACCCGAGTGCTGCCGGAAGTGAGTGAGCAGCGGCTTCAGGCCGGTTATGAGCTCTTTCTGGGGACCATTTCCGTTAACGCACAGCTGACACGTGTACGGCAGCATGTCCACGTGCTGGGGCAGGTGGATATTGAGTTCGCGAGGACTTGTGAAGAGCTGGCCACAGATGTAGCACTTCTTGGGGTCCATTCTCCACACCTTGCGAAggtgtttctttttttcgtaGATCGATATGGGTGAGCTTAGCTTTGGTATacttatttttggtttctttctaGTAGGGATTTTTTGTTCGTACAGCTCATCTTTAATAGATTCGTAAGGGACACATTCATCGTCATCAAGGTCATCATCCTCAGGACTCTCTAACTTTTCCGAGCAATCCTCTTGAATTTCTACGTCTTTTAAATCAGATAAATTTTCCTCCTTAATAGTACTAATGCCATCCGAATCCTCATCCCCGACAATTTCCTCTCGAACCACATTCTCCGCCGGACACGCCTCCGGCCCTTCGGCAATCACGATACTCATCAGCGTGCGATAATTATCCAGAAAGTCCTTGCGCGTTTGGTAGGCCTGCTCCAGCCTGAAGAAACACTGAGAACAGGCCACCTTCGGGTAGTCGTCGTCAAAGTCGATCTCCAGCCCGGTCAGCAAGGCGAACATCTTCGGCACCGGAAGCGCTCCGAGGCGGGCTTTGAGCGGCAGCAGGTCGGGCTGAACCTCCAGACAGAGCCGGCAAAACTTGTCCACCGTGGAGTTGCCGGTCGGATTGGTGGCGGAGATATCCACGTCTAGTGGGTTGTCCTGCTCCATTCCGGTGCAGAATTGAGTCACTTttacaatttgttgaaaatattttgatacaaaataatctgacaaaatttcaaaacttaaacTACATAAAAAAACACTCAATTTATGAGggtaaaattttagtaatcAATCAAGCTAATTTTTAGCaaattcgttaaaaaaatagtttgtttactttttgctcgaAACAACGTGATGTTAGCCCATTAAACTTGTTCACTGGTAAAcagcattacacttttttcagttcacttttacacacttCACGGACACGGAGGATAGGCATTACACGAAATCGAGTTCGATTACACGAAATTCAGTTCAAGTACGATTACATACTTTCGTGTAACAGGGGTCGAACTGGAATTCgtgtaaaattgaaattgaaacgtTTCACCGGGTGAAAAAATGCCTGTTGCCTATATTTGGGCGTTTTTGGATTTTCTTTGGGATTCTTATTAAGAgatattaaatttaaactaaAGTATAAGATTGGACAATgtgtttatttattcaaaaattctgtacaataaataaatgaaaaaagactgCTTTCAcaatataataataaaaataattgatgtTTCCGAGCTAATACCGCTGTTCCAAGTTAAATGTTCCGCCCACCGGTCCCAACTTGTTTGCTTTTTGGAGCAACCTCAAAATGAACCTTGGTCTTGGTCCAGCCGGAACCAGCTTTGGTGTTGCGAAGTCAACGCGAATCATTTCCGATTTGCTGTCTGCCACGAACctagagaaaaagaaaaaaaatcataagtatTATTTATTCCAAATCAATTTGAGCCAGTATCACCCACCGGAAGGTCTGTTCAACCTGCTGCCGTTTTCGGCAGCGGACTGCGCCATGGTCCAGTTATTGTTGTAGGTACGTTGTAGGCGGAACTGACCACAGCAGCTCGGTCAGGTCCCCGCGGCGATGTGGAAACTTGCGGAACGCGCGCTTTTCTTTCAGTCCGTCAGCATCAGAAGAATACCTAATTGAACGACATTGTAAGCGAACCTTTCTGGCCAAGTTactttactacactgaaaaaatgttatgtttgaattatgagcaatgtaattagcttatatctgtaagcccatacattcaattgaaatgtggtcaaggacaaacttatgggaaattggacgagcttttcggtaaaaatattttcgaaactgaaaaatcaagtccgtcatatagaaattgccaaaaaccatcaaaaaaccaattttttcaacatttttatttttaaaaccgctgtaacttcacaaggattggacttaggacaatggtcaatatggagacttttatgtaaaattgtctggagaatcgattcccgcatacggcttttgaaaattttgacgtttagagcacttttcaaaaaatcagtttcagtaaatgatttttgtatttttttaggtgagttgctccatcctgcatttttcgtgagtctttttgtaacatcttaggctattttcacaaaaattttgagcgaaaaaaaatcgtgggctcgctttcaaatttaacttttaaacttaaaaatcaaaaaatctcataaaagtggagtgtttttttcttttagtgtattttttttttttggatagcccgtcaaatttcctacaagtttgtctttgaccactttttgatacgatgcaacggcttcgagatacagcaatatttaaattacgaaatacaaaaatattgaaaacacgtacgcccttctcaaatgtcattatcgagtgttactggctccatatacacaaaaatggcttatatatgcctaggataacatgtctacaaagtttcattgaaatcggggagggtcgggtacaaccgattccctatttgacatggaattgctcgctAGCTTTGCTGTTGATGAAGCAGCGATTGCTGTTGGTGCACCGCCGCTACAACCTGCTGCTGAGGGGGCATTTGCATTTACGAAGCGGGCCGTAATCAATGCCATCAAGTCGGTAGACAGTCTGAACGATACGAACTTGGGCGGATGGGACCGCCGCCGCCCATCACCGGGCGAATGTGATTCTGGCTGTGAAGGGCTTCGGCCGCTGGAGATTAGGCATTTGCGGCGCCGACAGCTGAttattgttgctgctgctgctgctggaccgGACTCTTCATCGGCGGTGGAATCAACGGTCGGCCGTCAGGAGCTGTGCTATCTGGGGGCGAATCTGCTGGCGGGTTCTGGAAAGGGGCAAGATtgagtttagaaaaaaatacgaaaataaccATTTCAAACCAACCTTTCGGGCTCGGCTGCTTGCCGGACGAGATCAGCTTCTGCTCGTAGAACAGCTCCGACGTAAACTTGATGATCGCTTCGTGGACTCGGTAGTTTTTGCACAGTGATCGTACAGGCGCTGTGCAACTTGCGCTCCTTGACAAAGTTCGAAAACAGCTCCGGGGACATTTACATGTGGTCACCGGCCAGCACGATGCGTATCTTCTCCGTCGCCAGCGCCAACGGCATGATCGCCTCGCACTCCATGGTCTGGGCCGCTTCGATGTGCGTAACGTGTCCCTTTGCCAGATCGAGCGAGGCCAGCTCTATCGAAATGTTCAGCGTTACCACCACGATGCGATACTTGAGGATGTCTTCGACGGTTGGCCGCCGAAAGATGCGCACGTTGATGTTCCGGTCGATCAGACAGTACTAAGAGATAAAGTTCAGTTAATATCGtaacaaacaaacaactcaAAACCCCCTACCTTCTGGACGATGCTGTTGACGGTGGCGACCCAGCGTTTGTGGTAATCCACAGGATGCTCGGTTCCAGGTAGATGTCCGGAAAAATCCGGAAGTCGGCGATTTTCTCGATCGCGCATTATCAACTTCCTCCAAGGGCACGAGAGTGTCGTAACCAGCCCAGAGCTGACGGCACCCATGCTCTGATTCCGTTTAGGAAGAACCAACAATATCCTCCGCAATCCATTCGTATGTCAATTTCTTCGAGGTGGCACTCACGTACGTCTTCTCCCGATTGTCTAGAAGCACCTAAAGAATAAAGAACGGTAATTTAAGGTTAGTTGTAGGTCTGAAAATCCCGCAGGAAGGAGCAATTCTTGGTAATCCGTTTTGGGGGCGTATCCGGCAGATTTGAAAGTGTTCTTGCCGGACGGTAGAATTCTTTTTCCCCCCAGAGCAATCAAGATTTCATGATCCTGTTTAGGGGAAGTGGATTCTTACCTTTTCCGGTGACGGCCGGAAGATTTTCATGCCGGAAGGTAGAATTTTGATTCCCCCAGACCGAAGAACCAAGAAATCAACCGAAGCCGGTCACAAAAACATTCACTGGCCTGCAATTCTTGGTTTTCCGGTCTGGGGGAACCAAAATCTTGCACTTTCCGGCGGCAACCGACAGATTCGTAAAAGTTCCTGCCGGAAGATAGTATTTCGCTTCCCCCAGACTGAAGAACCAAGAAATCAACCGAAGCCGGCCAGAAAAACATTCACTGGCCTGCAATTCTTGGTTTTCCGGTCTGGGGGAACCAAAATCTTGCACTTTCCGGCGGCAACCGACAGATTCGTAAAAGTTCCTGCCGGAAGATAGTATTTCGCTTCCCCCAGACTGAAGAACCAAGAAATCAACCGAAGCCGGCCACAAAAACATTCACTGGCCTGCAATTCTTGGTTTTCCGGTCTGGGGAAACCAAAATCTTGCACTTACCGGCGGCAACCGACAGATTCGTAAAAGTTCTTGCCGGAAGATAGTATTTCGCTTCCCCCAGACTGAAGAACCAAGAAATCAACCGAAGCCGGCCACAAAAACATTCACTGGCCTGCAATTCTTGGTTTTCCGGTCTGGAGGAACCGAAATCTTGCACTTTCCGGCACCTGTCTCACTTTGCGCAACAACACTTACCATTTCAACTCCTATAACCACCAGCTTCAAAATAACACTAAGTCCCGATCTGACAGCgggcaaaaatttcgaaattattcTAAGTCCAAAAGTTACACCTTTTTCAGTTCGGGCCTCTGAACTGGTAAAGGTGTAACTTTTACACTTTTTGCAGTTCGccttttacacttttttcagttcgaGGGTTGAAACTAGCCGGCGGTGTAAAATCGAACTGCAAAAAGTGTAATGCTGATTCTCCgtgttgaactgaaaaatcccatacaagtgtgtaaaagtgaactAAACAGTGTGTAATGTTAATTATCAGTGTTGTTTATTGGTTTACACGCCAAACTTGCATTGAGCAATTGAGTTTCAAAGTTACGCACCTCACCCACCTCAcgcaatgattttttaaacgactcattttgaatttattttactcaGATTTCACCAAAACTCTGGATTCAGAGGCTGCTGATGCGGATTCTtgacgtgaagacttccatcattgtcatgatttttcgtccaaagatataaattttgcgtcgctttcaatgttttgacaaaattacttcaacaagttgtttagaatagtgccctacacatactgattcattttggtaacgattatcccattccttgtaaagttatggaaatcgtcattaatgaatgattgccaactaggacgtcaatgactgtgccacaaatttatataaattttgaagcacaattgatttagaaaaaaaaaatccttcagtggcttcaagaaggcaacaaccggcacatacTGTTGCCTTTTGgttctgaaattcgttaaattgaatttaatacagaatattttacagtgatgatcaattttcttggaaaatgatcaacggcttcacttTAAGTCAACTCTGGAAACTCCCTAGAAAAATATCGTAATGTTTCAAGCAAatgaattattaaataattaactcTAACTATTTCGAAAATCTAAATatctaaaatatctgtaattttGAAAACGGTATACTCCGGATGATCTTTAatataatcaaatttaatttatatttacataaaaaatgaaagCAATATTCAATGTTAAACCAGTTTCGAGATATTAGAGACATTTTTTTCCTACATTCATGgttacacacacagacatttgttcaaaatttgattgaCGCGTATTGAAAACAATCGTATTTCGAATTTTATAGCTTTTTCTCTGTGCGGAAGGCTAaactagacaaaaaaaaagtttaacggAGGCCACTaggctatgaaaaaaaaatcataatttattttCCACTTACTCGAGAAAGTTCGAAATAATttactgaattaaaaaaatacatttgtgatttaggccgttgcaaatattttttgaaatttatgtttaaacataaaattgaatgatttttttaaatgcattttgcacctgcccagttgttttgcaatcataagtttaaaaaatatccaagtattgaagagatttttttcgccgaaaaaaaacatttgcgtTGCTGTACATGatgaattccacaaaaaatgaaaatatttttgatcgttcCCAGAcatgctgaaaaaaatgatttaaaacgcaggaaaatgcatttcaaattgttttcagtttgttaaacttaaatttcctgtaaaattttgaagtttcttgaaaaaataattttgccccctgatttttcggaccgattttgaagaggGGGAGGAGGGGAATGGGCAAcataaaccttgaaaaatatttacaacggacTTATAAATGTTGGCATATATCAGCACATTGACattcaatagggtcctaaatcCACATGCCAATTTTCATGTATCAAggttaaaaaacacgattaaaactatttttgatcactttttttcattttcatgaaaaaaaatgacaagacagcattttttcgatggatcaactatggtccccttggaacgagctgtcaagtaggaccctttctgtcaagaaggaccgggaagtaaatttttcaaaattgggtcctaaaatgaagcttagattgctgatattattgtttacagcgataaagcttatttttctgagtacaatgaacctttgtacgatcacaaagagtttaaaatggatttttaaatcaattttgaaaaattaacctcgcggtccttcttgacagaaaagttcctacttgacagctcgttccaaggggaccatagttgatccatcgaaaaaatgttgtcttgtcaaaataaaaatttgcattaaaatgaaaaaaagtgatcagaaatggtttttaatcgtgttttttaccgttgtacataaaaattgacatagggctttagtacccaattgatttaaaaatctattttaaatccttagcggtcgtacaaagagtcattgtactcagaaaaataagctttaccgttgtgaacaataatatcactaatttaagcttaattttagaacccaattacataaaaagtttaaaaaagcgttttcaactcaAATCGAGTGAAACATAGGAAgtaagcaagcaagtttctatcaagagttttacaaaataagttgtttcaaTAGTAAAAATTTGTTACTTGTATGGAGTTAGTTATACCTGTCAAACATATGAGAATGTCTCCTAATCTACATTATAGATTTTGAATCTTAacaagatgaaaaaaaataccaaatttttcaCTACATGGTTAATGGCTCTTTCCAAATAGCAAATCCAGGCATACCACTTCTGATATTGCACCAaatctctcgaaaaatcataactctggTTCCAAATTTTGCACttcttgatttaatttatttaatctcTTAAAACAACACTAAACAAAAATGAGCTGTTTAACTATATCGAATATAAAAATGGTAGTAAAAAGTCAAGGCGGTTACAatttaagttcaaaatattataaTGCAGTTTATAGAAAGTCAGCTTTAAATCAATctttacaaattttcaacacCGGTGCATGGagctcaagctcaaaaactgcACTGCCACTCATTTTCCTCGTGTAATCGAAGATGCTTAACGAAGTCACCCTTGTACCGGAACTCTCTGCTGCAGTGCTGACATCTACAAATCAATCAGTTtagaaaataagggaaaaatataaagttattcaAAAAGTCATACTTATGCTGCGGCTTCGAGTGCTTCATAGCGTGATTGGCTAGAAATGCCGAGCTGTGGAACGATTCGCCACACTCCGTGCAGAGATAGGGCTTTTCGCCGGTGTGAATTCTGCCGTGGGCTATCAGTCGTGTCTGTTGGGTTGTAAgtataaattgaattaattttatttaaaaaaaataacaggtgAGATAAGTACCTTTGAGGTAAACTTTCGGTCGCACTGATCGCACGCAAACGGCCTTTCGCTTTTCTCAAGGTGCGAGTTTGCGTGATTCGAAAGTTGGATCTGCTTTGGGAACCGTTTCTGGCAAATCGAACACTCGAAATTGCGCTCGTGTCGACTCTTTTTATGGTGATGGTACTTGAAATAGTCCGCGGTAACGTACTCGCATCCTGAGTATTTGCATGTGTATTGCTTTGTTTGGTCAGAACTTTGCGTGTAAATCTGGCGAGGATTTTTACCCACGATTTTTTCTTTGGACAGGCTAATtgcttttgttatttttcttttcttcggCGGTGCTTCCACTGCTACGTATTCAAACTCTGACGAGCTTCCGTCTTCACTCGATGCTTCTCCTGAACTTTCCCAAGGTTCATTTTTGATGCCAATATCATCCTCATTTTCCGACTCGGACCCAACGTTGCCTTTACGGGATTTTAAAAACTCAGGCAATTTAAACACATTGTCCAGAAACGACTGTCGCACGTTGTAGGCCGTTTCCAGCTTTCCGCAGCACTCGGAGCATGCGTTCTGAGGGTAGGAATCGTTCAGGTCTATCGTGACACCGGTGAGCAGGACGAACATCTTGGGAATCGGTACATCTTTGACGGTAGACTGGATCGGCACCAGCGCTGGGGCTTTCGTTAGGCAGAATCGACAGAAGTGGACAATGTCTTCGGGGTGAGGTGTTTTGCTGGAGGTTTCCATTGGTGAATAGCTTTGCTATCGATTTAGCTTCGGTGAATCAAGAAAACATTCAATTggtaaacaaaaatgatttttgttaagCCACTTcggtttagaaaaaaatattcgtaaaaaaaacactttttaactTCTCTATACGAGtaagcaatccaaaatttcgcgaagtgAAATTCAACGCCGGAAGATGAAACACCCTTTCCCATCTCAGGGCGAGCTTTTCAAGTATCTTAAGTTCTTCAGTTGATAGTTTCCTTTGTAAACAACATTAACACTGCGTCCATTTTTTATCTAAGAAATTCATGGTTTGATTTAACGAAATTTTTAGTTGGTTATATTCAATAAACTGTTTTGTTGCGAGTACTTACAGTTTCGCCAACCAATGTTCAcgaattcaatttaaatctGTGTGcagttttcaaacatttgtttaCAATGCTTCCAAACATCCATCTAATTTGACATTTCAACCAAAATTAACCCAAACTTTCACTAACTTTCTACGAACGTACATTCCAACTCGCGACAAAAATCGAAGAGGGCTAATTTCATGCCCGTTGTCATTCTTCTCTTTTTAGTTGTTTGTAAATAAAGTAAATCACGTAAGTTGGAGAAGTTTTCGCTAAATTTGCTgtctaaaatagtttttttttgtaaagtaaaTCGTGCTAATCAATCGAGGCAAAGTTAGTTACGTCGCCGACATAACCGGAATTGCGTAGAGTTAAGACCAAACGGAATGAAGAAGATAAAATTCTGGGTGATGAAATCCGCTCTTGTTTTCTGAAaaaggagcgttcttttattacgtaacgcggtTGGGGAGGGAGACTAAACTGAACTGCACGgacactcaaatttaccagattatttTCCGAGTGGGATTTAGGGATCGACAGTTGAAGCTGTTAACCTGTTACGGCTTTCCaagtaaaacaatttaaaaggaACAAAGTCGAAATGGAAACATACAGTGCATACGGTCATACCAGACTATGACGTGACCGTGCAGCAAAAGGTTTTACAGATGTTTACTGTTCGAAGGCTCTCTACTGTACATTGGTCCGTTCAACGCTACTACGAGAACAGTGCGGCGCGGATTGAGAGTGCAGCGAAGATTCATCCGGTTCGCGCTCCGCCGACTCCTCTGGCGGGATCCATTTCGTCTGCCCAGCTATGAAAGCCGCTGTAAGCTGATCAACCCTTAGCAGTGCGAACAATGTCAGCAGTTCACTCGTGATCTCCAACGCTTTGACTTCTAGATTGCAGTGCCCAGCCATTATACAAGGACTGGACATAACGGTCCCGCTCCGAACACTTCGAAATACTCTGTTCTTCCGTGTTCCTATCTACcaagtttttattgtttttaggcGATAATTTCAGAGTTCTAGCAATTCTGCAACTTCGATAAAAGAAAAGATAATTGAGATTTTCGTTATAAATTACCTCTTCCTGCAGGATCGACGATGGCGGACACGCTGGAGATAAAGGTGCTGGAAACGGAGCCGAAACCCGTGGGACCGGACGACTTTTGTCGCCTGTGCCTCGAGGCCAACCCCGAGTTGATATCGCTCATGAGCCACATTGGTGAGAATTCGGTTCCGAAGATGTTCGTCTTCC harbors:
- the LOC120430966 gene encoding zinc finger protein 737-like, which gives rise to MEQDNPLDVDISATNPTGNSTVDKFCRLCLEVQPDLLPLKARLGALPVPKMFALLTGLEIDFDDDYPKVACSQCFFRLEQAYQTRKDFLDNYRTLMSIVIAEGPEACPAENVVREEIVGDEDSDGISTIKEENLSDLKDVEIQEDCSEKLESPEDDDLDDDECVPYESIKDELYEQKIPTRKKPKISIPKLSSPISIYEKKKHLRKVWRMDPKKCYICGQLFTSPRELNIHLPQHVDMLPYTCQLCVNGNGPQKELITGLKPLLTHFRQHSGCTPCPKCPFRLFGKEALYNHIQIHHAHEGQKFVCETCGFVMPNKRAHYGHMLRHRYIEEGRFRCEQCDMKFGTNGRLQRHLLLHKEKEFRCQFCPKTFVSNTLLLTHERTHSGGQPSICGTCGEKFTNPTKRWQHAMEAHPEVVQANREAGHYPKHQPKSLICEHAGCGYEAPHYQAFWYHVQCHELRYACEQCPKRFPTSQGLKSHRTVHTGERAFPCEQCGKRYSQMVALTKHQQTAHSTATPHTCAECGESFSHRSRLNNHMLKHSEPQHHCEYCNRMFRYKGDWTRHMKQHEEEERNVG
- the LOC128092828 gene encoding probable helicase with zinc finger domain, whose translation is MGAVSSGLVTTLSCPWRKLIMRDRENRRLPDFSGHLPGTEHPVDYHKRWVATVNSIVQKYCLIDRNINVRIFRRPTVEDILKYRIVVVTLNISIELASLDLAKGHVTHIEAAQTMECEAIMPLALATEKIRIVLAGDHM
- the LOC120430967 gene encoding zinc finger protein 184-like, whose protein sequence is METSSKTPHPEDIVHFCRFCLTKAPALVPIQSTVKDVPIPKMFVLLTGVTIDLNDSYPQNACSECCGKLETAYNVRQSFLDNVFKLPEFLKSRKGNVGSESENEDDIGIKNEPWESSGEASSEDGSSSEFEYVAVEAPPKKRKITKAISLSKEKIVGKNPRQIYTQSSDQTKQYTCKYSGCEYVTADYFKYHHHKKSRHERNFECSICQKRFPKQIQLSNHANSHLEKSERPFACDQCDRKFTSKTRLIAHGRIHTGEKPYLCTECGESFHSSAFLANHAMKHSKPQHKCQHCSREFRYKGDFVKHLRLHEENEWQCSF